In one Gadus morhua chromosome 15, gadMor3.0, whole genome shotgun sequence genomic region, the following are encoded:
- the znf488 gene encoding zinc finger protein 488, with protein sequence MTSGLMMDHAFASRSFWANDNKFLQDANHATDVCTSVVVTHHIPRGTSFGPCLLQSTFYDTIAFIALKSRDRITKSYVFRIDPEVMRNTTLVLSWLRLVQAARSGEEQNTEAYLKAGQLYVRATRDIGQEEELLVWYDQELSHLLGFTETIGLMATKEQHEELKCVKCHQVFRHEYPYLAHCRFLCAQNKSDAWSHDTCGQKEATKLMELKRQRRVTDFHNIARDLEHKRPTTDEDDETSPIKRKCEESVYPKGRKSVLLEKTNIANDHNITPLIRDYEQPSLDSHYFTLKLRSDKYKTPHLDLKNTAFAEVVEREGRFTHGHTPELDGHSGRGVHLLGAPLRSAFSALSPAGHGEQKSAFCKPNRITYNESTLHQSMAQEASCNRLNGISGAFTPRTVMGYTTTPALMAPNRSLVTGELAGAPTVPAHVAINNAFHYAPEHWSRSMASQLQTTSSLAILPPTFNSFGVSVQNWCAKCNLSFRMTSDLVFHMRSHHKKEFAAESQVRRKREEKLTCPICNEYFRERHHLSRHMTSHN encoded by the exons ATGACCAGCGG TTTAATGATGGACCACGCATTTGCCTCCCGGTCATTCTGGGCCAATGACAACAAATTCCTCCAAGACGCGAACCATGCGACGGACGTCTGCACCAGCGTGGTCGTTACGCACCACATCCCCCGTGGCACATCCTTTGGCCCCTGTTTGCTTCAAAGTACATTCTACGACACCATCGCCTTCATAGCGTTGAAATCACGCGACAGGATCACCAAATCCTACGTGTTTAGG ATAGACCCCGAAGTGATGCGAAACACGACGCTGGTGTTGTCGTGGTTACGGCTGGTCCAGGCAGCCCGCAGTGGAGAGGAGCAGAACACCGAGGCATACCTGAAAGCGGGCCAGCTTTATGTGCGCGCCACCCGGGACATCGGCCAAGAAGAGGAGCTCCTGGTGTGGTACGACCAGGAGCTCTCTCATCTGCTCGGTTTCACGGAGACCATCGGGCTCATGGCGACCAAAGAGCAACATGAAG AGCTGAAATGTGTGAAATGCCACCAGGTGTTCAGGCATGAGTATCCGTACCTGGCGCACTGCAGATTCCTGTGTGCCCAGAATAAAAGTGACGCGTGGAGCCATGACACCTGCGGGCAAAAGGAGGCAACTAAACTAATGGAACTAAAGAGACAACGTCGAGTCACCGATTTCCATAACATAGCGAGAGATCTGGAGCATAAAAGACCAACCACAGATGAGGACGACGAAACATCCCCGATTAAAAGGAAATGTGAGGAAAGTGTTTATCCAAAAGGACGGAAATCTGTACTCCTGGAAAAAACGAACATCGCAAATGACCACAACATTACGCCGTTGATAAGGGACTACGAACAACCATCACTTGACTCGCATTACTTTACTTTGAAGCTAAGATCAGACAAGTACAAAACGCCTCATTTGGATTTAAAAAACACCGCGTTTGCTGAAGTTGTTGAGCGCGAAGGGAGATTTACGCACGGACACACGCCAGAGTTGGACGGTCATTCTGGGAGAGGAGTGCACCTTTTGGGTGCACCTTTACGCAGCGCCTTTTCAGCGCTCTCCCCGGCTGGCCACGGAGAGCAGAAAAGTGCCTTCTGTAAACCCAATAGAATAACTTACAACGAGTCAACTTTGCACCAATCGATGGCGCAGGAAGCTTCCTGCAATCGCCTCAACGGAATTTCTGGTGCTTTTACCCCAAGGACTGTTATGGGGTACACCACCACACCCGCTCTCATGGCGCCCAACAGGTCTTTGGTGACCGGCGAGTTGGCAGGTGCCCCGACTGTTCCCGCGCACGTTGCTATAAACAACGCTTTCCACTACGCCCCAGAACACTGGTCACGGAGTATGGCCTCGCAACTTCAGACCACGTCGTCCCTCGCCATCCTCCCACCGACCTTCAACTCGTTCGGAGTATCAGTCCAGAACTGGTGCGCCAAATGTAACCTGTCCTTCAGAATGACCTCCGACCTCGTGTTCCACATGCGCTCCCACCACAAGAAGGAGTTCGCAGCGGAGTCCCAGGTGAGGAGGAAGCGGGAGGAAAAACTCACCTGCCCGATCTGCAACGAATACTTCCGAGAGCGACATCACCTCTCCCGACACATGACTTCACATAATTAA